Below is a window of Gossypium hirsutum isolate 1008001.06 chromosome A12, Gossypium_hirsutum_v2.1, whole genome shotgun sequence DNA.
CTGACTTGCTAAACTTGCTTTTGGTGGAACcttcctctttcttcttcttcttcttcttttcaggCTCTGCTGGTGAAGGATCAGGATTAGTGTCCCACTGATCAGCCCATGATAACCCAGAATCcatctctcttttttctttctttgtttttacCTTCAGATCTCTTGTTTATTGCTTAACTgctcttttatatttatttaacctAATCCTTGACTGGAGTTTGGCAAAACTTAGTTATTTTTGGGTGACTAACAACCATTTTTGTTTGACCTTTTCATATTGGGttattttagaagaaatttgTGTTACAGAGTTGACTGCAAAAAAACCAGTTATTTTTGGGAACAatatttgtttgttgtttttctTCCCGAAATCCATGTTGTCCGAATTCAATGGCTTAAGCAAAATGCCAAATTCAgccattataaaaaaaaatagagttattagttgtaattaacatatttaattataacacaaaagatataaaataaCAACACATCTAATTTCTTGCTATTAGTATTCAATGAGTGTTGGCTTCCAAAAATCCTGCCTAGCTTgacttaatttaaattttattcaacttctccatatttatactttaacTTCATAAATTTTAGATACTTACACTTGAGCCACTAACTTTtctcatatttacactttagtccttactCTAAATTAATATATCCTAACATACctcttgattttattttctttgacaTCACTCAACTTTCtcctttttattactttcatttttctttatttccttattttacctTATCGAGAACAAAATCTCAATTTTTTCACTACATTCATACTGTAGTACTTTCGAACTGTTACAACTATATTGAATATCACaatctatttcacattttaattctctATTAACTTGATCCGAACTTaaacggatacatggatccaaccatcacaccaattTGACATCTAATGTCTCATCAGACAAAAATGGAGTAAGATCATCGACTTATAACCAAAGTAATCTTGTACAACTCCAATTTGATGAATAAGGATCTAGAAATAAGTGACTACTCATTCCTCATTTTTACAACTCCAAATTGCGTTCATCTATAACTCCAAATTGAAATCTGATTTCATCATAATTCATTAGGGACTtcctatttctcatttctacagCAAGTTTCACAATTTATGCATTTTAGTCTTTATTGTACAAAA
It encodes the following:
- the LOC107928681 gene encoding uncharacterized protein — translated: MDSGLSWADQWDTNPDPSPAEPEKKKKKKKEEGSTKSKFSKSVLSFKWIKELRKKAEQKNNDSK